A window of Microscilla marina ATCC 23134 contains these coding sequences:
- the hslV gene encoding ATP-dependent protease subunit HslV: protein MMQKIHATTVLAIVHNGEVAIGADGQATMGNTVAKSNVRKIRKLSDGNILAGFAGSTADAFTLIERFDEKLNAYGKNMKRAAIELAKDWRTDRYLRRLEAMLITASKDEVLVISGTGDVLEPDNGIASIGSGSMYAQSAATALKKHSTQMTAEEMVKESLHIAADICIYTNHNIILEKL from the coding sequence ATGATGCAAAAGATTCACGCTACTACAGTATTGGCTATAGTGCATAACGGTGAGGTAGCCATAGGTGCCGATGGACAAGCTACCATGGGCAATACTGTAGCTAAAAGCAATGTACGTAAAATAAGGAAACTATCTGATGGTAATATTTTGGCAGGTTTTGCCGGGTCAACTGCCGATGCTTTTACTTTGATTGAGCGGTTTGATGAAAAACTAAATGCTTATGGTAAAAACATGAAGCGTGCCGCCATAGAGCTTGCTAAAGATTGGCGTACTGACCGTTACTTGAGACGCCTTGAGGCGATGTTGATTACTGCATCGAAAGACGAGGTTTTGGTGATTTCGGGAACAGGTGATGTGCTTGAGCCTGACAATGGCATTGCTTCTATTGGTTCGGGTAGCATGTATGCCCAGTCGGCTGCCACTGCCTTGAAAAAGCACTCAACCCAAATGACTGCCGAAGAAATGGTGAAAGAAAGCTTACATATAGCGGCTGACATTTGTATTTACACCAACCATAATATTATTCTGGAAAAACTGTAA
- a CDS encoding ABC transporter ATP-binding protein — MSLAEFAPKMSRRRRSNPPKTSFKENLKAFKNLPKFFRLIWETNKTLTFTNIVLRLLASGLPLAMLYVGKMIMDIIVVLYKAGNIQHWHQTPELWQWILVELGLAVLADLLKRGITLLDALLGDLFNNETSIKLMEQAARLDLPQFEDSEFYDKLERARRQTTTRVVLLSLILSQAQGIITMLFLGAGLMFFNPWLILLLVISVIPAFLSETYFNRSKYSLSLNWTPERRELDYLRYVGASDETAKEVKIFGLSDFLTSRFKLLAYEYYYANRKLATRRAMWGGLFNALGSVGYYVAYALIVFQTVQGTLSIGTLTFLAGSFNRLRELTQKILSDFSSIAQQALYLQDLFDFFEIKPLIFSPDQSRPIPKKILEGFVFENVSFKYPNTNKWAVKNISFTLKAGEKLALVGENGAGKTTLIKLLTRLYDPTEGHILLDGYDLKEYDLTALRQLIGVIFQDYVKFQMNVSENIAIGKIDERDEPPKIVHAAEQSLADKVIEKLPDGYGQMLGRRFANGVELSGGEWQKIALSRAYMRDAQLIVLDEPTSALDARAEYEVFQRFAALTQGKSAVLISHRFSTVRMADRIMVLKQGQQVELGSHEELLAQDGYYAELFNLQAKGYR, encoded by the coding sequence ATGTCATTAGCCGAATTTGCTCCAAAAATGTCCCGACGACGGCGTAGCAATCCCCCTAAAACCTCATTTAAAGAGAACCTAAAAGCATTTAAAAACCTTCCTAAGTTTTTTAGGCTGATATGGGAAACGAACAAAACATTGACTTTTACCAACATTGTGCTACGCTTGCTTGCGTCAGGTTTGCCCCTGGCAATGTTGTATGTAGGCAAGATGATTATGGACATCATTGTAGTGCTGTACAAAGCAGGCAATATTCAACATTGGCACCAAACCCCAGAACTATGGCAATGGATACTGGTAGAGTTGGGGTTGGCAGTACTGGCCGATTTGTTGAAAAGAGGGATTACCTTGTTGGATGCTTTGCTGGGCGATTTGTTTAATAATGAGACCTCGATAAAGTTAATGGAGCAAGCCGCTCGGTTAGACTTACCCCAGTTCGAAGACTCCGAGTTTTATGATAAGCTGGAGCGTGCCCGCCGCCAAACTACTACCAGGGTAGTGTTACTTTCACTGATATTGAGCCAGGCACAAGGGATTATCACCATGTTGTTTTTGGGGGCAGGACTGATGTTTTTTAATCCTTGGTTAATTTTATTACTGGTGATTTCTGTGATCCCGGCTTTTTTGAGCGAAACCTACTTTAACCGTTCCAAGTACTCCTTAAGCCTTAACTGGACTCCTGAACGGCGAGAGTTAGATTACTTACGGTATGTAGGTGCCAGTGATGAAACGGCTAAAGAAGTCAAGATTTTTGGTTTGTCTGATTTTTTGACTTCGCGGTTTAAGTTGTTGGCTTATGAGTACTACTATGCCAACCGAAAGCTTGCCACACGAAGGGCTATGTGGGGAGGTTTGTTCAATGCATTGGGCAGTGTGGGCTATTATGTGGCTTATGCCTTGATCGTGTTCCAAACTGTTCAGGGTACATTATCTATCGGAACACTTACATTTCTTGCCGGGTCGTTTAATCGCCTAAGAGAACTTACCCAAAAAATATTGTCAGACTTTTCCAGCATTGCTCAGCAGGCATTATACCTTCAGGATTTGTTTGATTTTTTTGAAATAAAACCGTTGATTTTTTCGCCTGACCAATCGCGCCCTATCCCTAAGAAAATACTGGAAGGGTTTGTGTTTGAAAACGTAAGCTTTAAATACCCTAATACCAATAAGTGGGCAGTAAAAAATATCTCATTTACATTGAAAGCGGGTGAAAAACTTGCTTTGGTGGGTGAGAATGGCGCTGGTAAAACTACTTTGATTAAATTACTTACTCGTTTGTATGACCCTACCGAAGGGCATATTTTGCTGGATGGGTATGACTTGAAAGAGTATGATTTGACTGCCTTACGCCAACTAATTGGGGTGATTTTTCAAGATTATGTAAAGTTTCAGATGAATGTATCAGAAAACATTGCCATTGGTAAAATAGACGAAAGAGATGAGCCCCCTAAGATTGTGCACGCAGCAGAGCAAAGCCTGGCAGATAAAGTGATAGAAAAATTGCCCGATGGTTATGGTCAAATGTTGGGGCGTCGTTTTGCCAATGGGGTAGAGCTTTCGGGGGGTGAGTGGCAAAAAATAGCGTTGAGCAGAGCATATATGCGAGATGCCCAACTCATTGTATTAGACGAGCCTACATCGGCATTGGATGCCAGGGCAGAGTATGAGGTGTTTCAGCGGTTTGCTGCATTGACCCAAGGCAAAAGTGCAGTGTTGATTTCGCATCGTTTTTCAACGGTAAGAATGGCAGACCGTATCATGGTACTCAAACAAGGGCAACAGGTAGAGTTGGGTTCTCACGAAGAGTTGCTGGCACAAGATGGCTACTATGCAGAGTTGTTTAACCTTCAGGCAAAGGGATATCGTTAA
- a CDS encoding type III secretion system chaperone family protein: MAITNAVENRNVRGYLQELAKELKASYIEYSDNTIIITIPLQKGRFQGVKVLIAEKKGEMMLTFTSSVCRLSEYDNIDFKHLLEMNYELCYTKIAIIEAEFVELVASVQYDVCTDEQLRNMVIEAATVADELELKLTGKDVY, encoded by the coding sequence ATGGCAATAACAAATGCAGTAGAAAACCGGAATGTTCGAGGCTATTTACAGGAATTGGCAAAAGAACTAAAGGCAAGTTATATTGAGTATTCAGACAATACCATTATCATTACTATCCCTTTGCAAAAAGGACGCTTTCAGGGGGTGAAAGTGTTAATTGCCGAAAAAAAAGGGGAAATGATGCTTACATTTACCTCTTCGGTTTGTCGTTTGTCCGAATATGACAATATTGACTTTAAACACTTGCTGGAGATGAACTATGAGTTGTGTTATACCAAAATAGCCATTATAGAAGCAGAGTTTGTAGAGCTGGTAGCATCTGTACAGTATGACGTTTGTACCGACGAACAACTGCGTAATATGGTGATAGAGGCGGCTACTGTGGCAGATGAACTAGAGCTAAAGCTGACCGGAAAAGATGTATATTAA
- a CDS encoding OmpA family protein → MKTFNSIHLILQKNWLILLFCCCTPGLLNAQTDVKPKNNTTTVQGDTTKPAKDMTFYAKRIQGLVQKFETKAELGAFFIQIVQSLSKQEANNFFKRFERSGELAKRLFPKNSSEIASGSIGDKKDPNLKTYGKTIKKTLRKASEKIEMGVFFLQLMQASYKKDAKGFLKKIYKNNPSLMSLNELFLAEINHYNNNLDTAMHYYQKAFRKFTKIKEDSIRIIENKMAVKDLKDIVRSKMQECYNAIQHTQNAYSRPINNLGRAINSEYDEYAPIISADESTLIFTSRRPNTTGGKRDSNDSLFHEDIYISYKSKGYWSAPEKIKDFNTSTHESGVALSPDGKQLFTYRDNRGGNLYVSDLKADYTWSKPRSLGKHINTIYHEPSVTISADGKTLFFSSDRPGGQGGLDIYKSEKGASGKWGKAVNLGPNINTEQDEDSPFIHIDGKTLFFSSRGHRGDSSRYDYDIYQTSLENDEWAKPKNMGYPINTIRDDIHFVLSGDYRRGYYSSIKGEGSNKHDIYVISLPKYNINKVNEIGFQVAVKILPIKFLPSSKTERSIVMLRGAVTDEVSKKLIDAKMKLIDVETNKVVDEFNSVNPSGAYSTTMESGKKYLLYVQKTGYMFYSTYFDIPANSKSSEKILNIKLKKLATTTPSDFRIYFKFGSRKIEKYCHPSLDKLVNFLETNPKVKVELAGYSDELGSKKGNVGLSEDRAKAVVDYLIEKGIDFSRLTYKGYGKVSPKHPNKTKHGRILNRRVECKVVGY, encoded by the coding sequence ATGAAAACATTCAATTCCATTCATCTAATCCTGCAAAAAAACTGGCTAATTTTATTGTTTTGTTGCTGTACACCGGGCTTATTAAATGCCCAAACAGATGTAAAACCTAAAAACAACACCACAACCGTACAGGGTGATACCACCAAGCCTGCGAAAGATATGACTTTTTACGCAAAAAGAATCCAGGGGTTGGTGCAAAAGTTCGAAACCAAGGCCGAACTAGGGGCTTTCTTTATTCAAATTGTTCAATCTCTTTCCAAACAAGAAGCCAATAATTTTTTTAAACGTTTTGAACGTTCAGGAGAACTTGCCAAAAGGCTATTCCCTAAAAACTCCAGCGAAATTGCTTCAGGCAGTATAGGAGATAAAAAAGACCCTAATTTAAAAACTTATGGAAAAACCATCAAGAAGACATTGCGTAAAGCATCGGAAAAAATAGAAATGGGGGTATTCTTTTTGCAACTAATGCAAGCTTCTTATAAAAAGGATGCCAAGGGTTTTTTAAAGAAAATTTATAAAAACAACCCCTCACTCATGTCTCTTAATGAGCTTTTTCTTGCCGAGATCAACCATTATAACAATAACCTGGACACGGCAATGCATTACTACCAAAAGGCCTTTAGAAAATTTACCAAAATTAAAGAGGACTCTATACGCATTATAGAAAACAAAATGGCAGTAAAAGACCTCAAAGATATTGTAAGGTCAAAAATGCAGGAATGTTACAATGCCATTCAACATACTCAAAACGCCTATAGTCGCCCTATTAATAACTTAGGCAGGGCTATCAATAGCGAATATGACGAATATGCGCCTATTATTTCGGCAGATGAGTCTACCCTTATTTTTACCTCAAGGCGCCCTAATACCACTGGAGGCAAACGAGATAGTAATGACAGCTTATTTCACGAAGACATTTACATCTCATACAAGTCCAAGGGTTATTGGAGCGCACCCGAAAAAATCAAGGATTTTAATACCTCTACCCACGAGTCGGGAGTGGCGCTCTCGCCCGATGGCAAACAACTTTTTACTTACCGCGACAACCGAGGGGGCAACCTGTATGTATCTGACCTTAAGGCAGACTATACCTGGTCTAAGCCTCGCTCTTTGGGCAAGCACATCAATACCATTTATCATGAACCATCGGTGACAATTTCGGCAGATGGTAAAACATTATTTTTCTCTAGTGATCGTCCAGGAGGGCAAGGAGGACTAGACATTTATAAAAGTGAAAAGGGTGCCAGTGGCAAATGGGGCAAAGCTGTCAACCTGGGCCCTAACATTAACACTGAACAAGATGAAGACTCCCCATTTATTCATATAGATGGCAAAACCTTGTTTTTTAGTTCACGAGGGCATCGGGGAGACTCTAGTCGGTATGACTATGATATTTACCAAACCAGTCTTGAAAACGATGAATGGGCCAAACCCAAAAATATGGGGTACCCTATCAACACCATACGCGATGACATTCACTTTGTGCTTTCGGGCGACTACCGCCGTGGGTATTATTCATCCATAAAAGGAGAAGGCTCTAACAAACACGATATTTATGTAATTTCTTTGCCTAAGTATAACATCAACAAAGTAAATGAGATTGGTTTTCAGGTGGCAGTGAAAATATTACCCATTAAGTTTTTGCCAAGTTCTAAAACTGAACGTTCTATTGTGATGCTGAGAGGGGCAGTAACTGATGAAGTGTCTAAAAAACTGATAGACGCCAAAATGAAATTGATTGATGTAGAAACCAACAAGGTAGTAGACGAGTTCAACTCTGTCAACCCATCGGGGGCATACTCTACCACGATGGAATCGGGCAAAAAATACCTGTTGTATGTGCAAAAAACCGGGTATATGTTCTACTCTACCTACTTTGATATTCCGGCAAATAGCAAGTCGAGTGAAAAAATATTGAATATTAAACTCAAAAAACTGGCAACTACTACCCCCTCCGATTTTCGTATTTACTTTAAATTTGGCAGCCGGAAAATAGAAAAATACTGTCACCCATCACTTGACAAATTGGTGAATTTTTTGGAAACAAACCCTAAGGTAAAAGTCGAACTTGCGGGGTACAGCGATGAGTTGGGGAGCAAAAAAGGAAATGTGGGGCTATCAGAAGACAGGGCAAAGGCAGTAGTAGATTACCTGATTGAGAAGGGCATTGATTTCTCAAGACTTACCTATAAGGGGTATGGCAAGGTGTCGCCTAAGCACCCTAACAAAACCAAACACGGCAGAATACTTAACCGTAGGGTAGAATGTAAAGTAGTAGGGTATTAA
- a CDS encoding DNA polymerase beta superfamily protein, protein MDTAYLKENHLLLLDSISGSKAYGLDGTHSDTDIRGVFILPKKTLYGMEYTPQVNNESNDITYYELKRFIELLAKNNPNILELLYIPTDCLIYEHPLFAKIKQVQVLSKLCRNTYGNYAMSQIKKARGLNKKIVNPMSPDRKTILDFCYIVYEQGSIPLRKWLKLRGFAQEQCGLVNIPHMRNMYAVYYDPSSQMGYRGVMQKENANDVILSSIPKGEKVVSYMSFNNDGYSSYCKDYKEYWQWVEERNDARYQGTLDHGKNYDAKNLMHTFRLLTMAEEIAKEGRLIVRRPDREFLLKIKKGEFEYDDLVKQAEERANNLDDLYAKADLPDTPDVVGLEKALVEIREEFYVIGKGGKPPVSPTKTAQDLVREKANTKSKEAASAQPQPKAKTKVEAKEPTTMDSTKEASKGDEGTTDK, encoded by the coding sequence ATGGATACAGCATATTTGAAAGAAAACCACCTGTTATTGCTGGATAGTATCAGTGGCAGTAAAGCTTATGGATTAGATGGTACACACTCAGATACCGACATTCGTGGGGTTTTTATATTACCCAAAAAAACATTGTACGGTATGGAGTATACTCCACAGGTTAATAACGAATCGAACGATATAACTTATTATGAGCTCAAGCGCTTTATAGAGCTTTTGGCAAAAAATAACCCGAATATTTTAGAGTTACTCTATATTCCGACCGATTGTTTGATTTATGAGCACCCATTGTTTGCCAAAATCAAACAAGTGCAAGTTCTATCTAAACTTTGTCGTAATACTTATGGCAACTATGCCATGTCTCAAATAAAGAAAGCCAGAGGTTTAAACAAGAAGATTGTAAACCCTATGTCGCCAGATCGCAAAACGATTCTTGATTTTTGCTACATTGTATACGAGCAAGGAAGTATTCCTCTGCGTAAGTGGCTCAAGTTAAGAGGTTTTGCTCAGGAACAATGCGGTTTGGTGAATATTCCTCACATGCGCAATATGTATGCCGTGTATTATGATCCTTCCAGCCAAATGGGGTATCGGGGAGTGATGCAAAAAGAGAATGCCAATGACGTAATTTTGAGCTCAATACCCAAAGGCGAAAAGGTGGTGAGTTATATGTCATTTAATAATGATGGATATTCGTCGTATTGCAAAGATTATAAAGAATATTGGCAGTGGGTAGAAGAGCGCAACGATGCACGTTACCAAGGTACACTTGACCATGGCAAAAACTATGACGCCAAAAACCTAATGCATACTTTTAGGTTGCTCACTATGGCAGAAGAAATAGCCAAAGAGGGCAGGTTGATCGTAAGACGACCTGATCGGGAGTTTTTACTTAAGATTAAAAAAGGTGAATTTGAATATGATGATTTGGTAAAACAAGCCGAAGAGAGAGCCAATAATTTAGATGACTTATACGCTAAAGCTGATTTGCCTGATACACCTGACGTGGTGGGTTTGGAAAAAGCATTGGTAGAAATAAGAGAAGAGTTTTATGTTATAGGCAAAGGTGGAAAGCCTCCGGTTTCGCCTACCAAAACTGCCCAAGACCTGGTAAGGGAAAAGGCGAACACTAAATCTAAAGAAGCAGCATCTGCCCAACCTCAGCCTAAAGCAAAAACCAAAGTGGAAGCCAAGGAACCTACAACAATGGATTCCACCAAAGAAGCTTCTAAAGGTGATGAGGGCACAACGGATAAATAA
- a CDS encoding ABC transporter ATP-binding protein: protein MSDIILHTDQLSKTFVQSTAAAVHQVSLQVTQGEVLALTGPSGAGKTTLLRLLAGLMLPDQGTVYYKDELVNEYAEELVPGHPDIHLVFQDFKLFPNHTVAENINYQLRYYDQATQQQRTEELLQIFHLQAFAKKYPRELSGGQQQRVALAKALSAEPEILLLDEPFSQIDGILKQEIKQALKQLVNRYNTTLVFVTHDTQDALSFTDKVALIQGGQLIQTASPEDMYHKPTNQFVARFFGLCNVFNSQLLPKGFIKNNDADQTVCIRPEQLKVTKAKKAHLSGQVIQQQFMGNHYLLQVQSNDGLSLWVYSLAPFKPSTTIHLSITDWWTLPNEPLVKKK from the coding sequence ATGTCAGACATTATCTTACACACAGATCAGCTTAGTAAAACATTTGTCCAAAGTACGGCTGCTGCTGTTCACCAGGTTTCACTACAGGTAACCCAAGGCGAAGTACTGGCGCTGACCGGACCCAGTGGCGCGGGTAAAACTACCCTATTGAGGCTATTGGCAGGTTTGATGTTGCCAGACCAAGGTACAGTCTATTATAAAGATGAGTTGGTCAATGAGTATGCCGAAGAGTTGGTGCCTGGACACCCTGATATACACTTGGTTTTTCAGGATTTTAAGCTTTTTCCCAACCATACTGTTGCCGAGAATATCAATTACCAACTAAGGTATTATGACCAGGCTACCCAACAACAAAGAACAGAAGAGCTTCTCCAGATTTTTCATTTGCAAGCTTTCGCCAAAAAATACCCCAGAGAACTATCGGGTGGTCAACAACAGAGAGTTGCTTTGGCAAAAGCACTGTCTGCCGAACCAGAAATATTACTTTTAGATGAACCTTTTAGCCAAATAGACGGCATTCTAAAACAAGAAATAAAACAAGCACTCAAGCAGTTGGTCAACCGTTACAATACCACCCTTGTTTTTGTCACGCACGATACCCAAGATGCCTTGTCGTTTACCGATAAAGTAGCCCTGATACAAGGTGGGCAATTGATACAAACCGCTTCTCCCGAAGACATGTACCACAAACCGACCAACCAGTTTGTCGCTCGCTTTTTCGGGCTTTGCAATGTGTTCAACAGCCAATTGTTGCCCAAAGGCTTCATCAAAAACAATGACGCAGACCAAACAGTCTGTATTCGCCCAGAACAATTGAAAGTAACCAAAGCCAAAAAAGCACACCTCAGTGGTCAAGTAATTCAACAACAATTCATGGGAAATCATTATTTGCTTCAGGTACAAAGCAACGATGGACTGAGCCTGTGGGTGTATTCGCTTGCCCCCTTTAAACCTAGCACCACCATCCACCTAAGTATTACTGATTGGTGGACTTTGCCTAACGAGCCCTTGGTCAAAAAAAAGTAA
- a CDS encoding metallophosphoesterase family protein has translation MEDPKFLKIPAPPYGRRFAISDVHGCLQTLEALVWQHIKLQPEDQLFFLGDYIDRGPASAGVMDFIMALQAKGYPVYALRGNHEQTLLNDYEMHDKERLKVVMTKFKKTPDLLNEMGEMNLRYLDFIKGLPYYIDTEGFYLVHAGFDFGEEEPFEEWEAMLWIRQFPPRLSDLQILAMLDQPKRIVHGHTPNSIEDIVSKAKSKALVLPIDNGCVFGGASRGKFSDNDLGRLCALNLDTFEVLIQERLEDMA, from the coding sequence ATGGAAGATCCAAAGTTTTTGAAAATACCTGCGCCACCTTATGGGCGTAGGTTTGCTATAAGTGATGTACATGGGTGTTTGCAAACCCTAGAAGCGTTGGTGTGGCAACATATCAAACTGCAACCCGAAGATCAGTTGTTTTTTTTGGGTGATTATATAGATCGGGGACCTGCCAGTGCCGGAGTAATGGATTTTATTATGGCTTTGCAAGCCAAGGGATACCCAGTATATGCCTTGCGGGGCAATCACGAACAAACCTTGCTGAATGACTACGAAATGCATGACAAAGAACGGCTTAAAGTAGTAATGACCAAGTTTAAGAAAACCCCTGACTTGCTCAACGAAATGGGCGAGATGAATTTGCGTTACCTCGACTTTATCAAAGGTTTACCTTATTATATAGACACTGAAGGTTTTTATTTGGTGCACGCTGGGTTTGATTTTGGTGAGGAGGAGCCTTTCGAGGAATGGGAGGCAATGCTTTGGATCAGACAGTTTCCGCCCAGATTGTCAGATTTGCAAATATTGGCTATGCTAGACCAACCCAAACGTATAGTACATGGGCATACCCCCAATAGCATTGAAGACATTGTGTCCAAAGCTAAAAGCAAGGCATTGGTGCTGCCCATAGACAATGGCTGTGTGTTTGGGGGAGCTTCTAGGGGCAAGTTTTCGGATAATGATTTAGGCAGGTTGTGTGCGCTCAATCTTGATACTTTTGAGGTGTTGATACAAGAGCGATTAGAAGACATGGCTTAA
- the yaaA gene encoding peroxide stress protein YaaA: MKIVVSPAKSLDFETALPTQKYTQAAFLAQAKKLNTVLKKKSPAKLTELMGISENLAQLNWQRNQDWALPFASENARQAVYAFNGDVYTGLDAYTIPEEKLAALEDKLRILSGLYGILKPLDLMQPYRLEMGTKLKVGSKANLYEFWKKSITKQLNNELSKGELFVNLASNEYFKAIDKKALKVPIVTPQFKDWKNDQLKTISFFAKKARGMMVRYIVDTDAETIEDLKGFNYDGYGFSEQHSTKSNELVFVR, from the coding sequence ATGAAAATAGTTGTATCTCCTGCCAAATCATTGGATTTTGAAACGGCACTGCCCACCCAAAAATACACCCAGGCGGCTTTTTTGGCTCAAGCCAAAAAACTGAACACTGTACTCAAGAAAAAATCGCCGGCTAAGCTCACTGAACTAATGGGCATCAGCGAAAACCTGGCGCAACTCAACTGGCAACGCAACCAAGACTGGGCACTCCCGTTTGCCTCTGAAAACGCCCGTCAAGCCGTGTATGCGTTCAACGGTGATGTGTATACAGGCTTAGACGCATATACTATTCCCGAAGAAAAACTGGCGGCACTAGAAGATAAACTCAGAATACTATCGGGGCTTTATGGCATACTTAAACCATTGGATTTGATGCAGCCCTACAGACTGGAAATGGGTACCAAACTTAAAGTCGGCAGTAAAGCCAACCTGTACGAGTTTTGGAAAAAGTCAATCACCAAACAACTCAACAATGAACTAAGCAAAGGAGAACTATTTGTAAACCTTGCCAGTAATGAATATTTTAAGGCAATAGACAAAAAAGCACTCAAAGTACCTATAGTTACGCCACAGTTTAAAGACTGGAAAAATGATCAACTCAAAACGATTAGCTTTTTTGCCAAAAAAGCCAGAGGAATGATGGTGCGTTACATTGTAGACACAGATGCAGAAACCATCGAAGATTTGAAAGGGTTCAATTACGATGGTTATGGCTTTAGCGAACAACATAGCACCAAATCAAATGAATTGGTTTTTGTGAGGTAA
- a CDS encoding type 1 glutamine amidotransferase family protein, translating to MNQPVKKRAYVFLFDGFSDWEIAYLTPEINKSKACELLYFSAQGQTVHSMGGMKVVPDIALEQMNTNEVDLLILPGGTAWEKGENNVLDQLVRLLFEQGKTIAAICAASAYLGQKGFLDRLQHTSNDLQYLKGVAPQYLGEKNYLNTLAVADQNIVTANGIAPIEFAREVFKKLNLYSDVETEQWYQLFKNGVWQE from the coding sequence ATGAATCAGCCTGTAAAAAAAAGAGCATACGTGTTTCTGTTTGATGGATTTTCTGACTGGGAAATTGCCTATCTTACCCCGGAAATCAATAAAAGCAAAGCCTGTGAACTCTTGTACTTTTCAGCCCAGGGGCAAACTGTACATTCGATGGGAGGGATGAAGGTAGTTCCTGATATTGCGCTTGAGCAAATGAATACAAACGAGGTTGATCTTTTAATTTTGCCCGGGGGCACTGCCTGGGAAAAGGGGGAGAACAACGTGCTGGATCAATTAGTCAGGCTGCTTTTTGAACAAGGCAAAACCATTGCTGCCATTTGTGCGGCATCGGCTTATTTGGGGCAAAAAGGATTTTTAGATAGATTGCAGCATACCAGCAATGACTTACAATACCTCAAGGGAGTTGCTCCACAATATTTGGGTGAAAAAAACTATCTGAATACTTTGGCGGTAGCTGACCAAAACATTGTAACTGCTAATGGCATAGCCCCCATTGAGTTTGCAAGAGAGGTATTTAAAAAACTGAACTTGTATAGCGATGTTGAGACTGAGCAGTGGTATCAATTATTTAAAAATGGTGTCTGGCAGGAGTAA